A window from Myripristis murdjan chromosome 11, fMyrMur1.1, whole genome shotgun sequence encodes these proteins:
- the ppp1r18 gene encoding uncharacterized protein ppp1r18 isoform X2, with amino-acid sequence MSVSSLPEWKQLLLEKKRREEEERERREKEEEEKLASMPAWKRGIIERRRAKQEGLGDKDREKEREGFLVPVEARSPSDGLSDTDSSVTVNLGSEPSLSPDPGQWLDAETKPLSQVSVETIVPVHENPFIRTQSGWRKGRDAEKAAEGNEQEAEVVQTTESGRGTDIELKIERFRDRNEGREGERKKDKSEGKEKEGNTDRSEGRDRETNRDRDTERSREPVKNAVKEQGGEIKQEEKREEKDTDTPCSLFAPLVSGLRTIRADNIIIIEQDRKGSDERRGKWRETEREMPEEDQPEKRGMKMDLSEILAGGGSVTEIRASEVLIIKPSLSPEERSAGGGGGKWSGRDNGEKERAVVCTVDALKDSMGREHRPDTAWLREKERETVKEKERPWGHATVIKEDRKDSSDDNAFVERGGRVSQLLSKFGEHPKPPSRSKSSDNFHRPAVRKYSEGQDEQQSEERKADEKNALLRGVPKRSFSFSERVFSAKENGVAEEALQKRRAFAVQVDGSEKDPMAKIKLGRAWVLDKDLSGKHKDEHVKNEVHTEREPGPKSHPRTETEICTSAQHRAEVSSEKGERGDKRAVEMAGDADGDEGFTVASVKNTEGISFARRVPIRQDGRAKATEREVKRLTEDSRRASLEKGWSLEKGREGVRQAEPQGGEKRGSHFRKGEGTDGTVPGETVQQSYIITASVDPTNPSHSAETQNRHAAAFMECSNLLCAVADRQGEAHRGAEWSGTGPQGPYLTQSASSQHTEQPINKIEKVGETTVYCSDRGEKAYRGAYELNKDAHDAQMYNDIRSESLTHDVIPKFPKRIAPMGAPTGPLEIQIPRTVFYVAEDMMVERKRPGSQSDEGQECEAGRGIERRDSWRIGKPLSRVESLREKIRQKELERMRRKQRGAEEEGVSDGTEVPQRVGDRCEEGGSDMEREWEAASQMRKRLAEADGGQEGPAAQTSMNAFDVTQEVSVLKTSPQLPVSLPFSQAVRGEEVASEYTAAVSEVTSESPQISEDEDDLLKHVVEQLRRHRALQREDGSRGEGREEEEEELSEHKEQTSPPSPSQSLSPSPPHPNSLAAMSRIYNLKTVGSRTGLCVRERTVDIPSVRLVKVKPHISHTQQESYQQETADVRQLWGGGKLGDSKAKSDEDLSGVQSIQRQIEHFQLREQEALKSSHDGCTPRNAPQTDKEIKGQQSPRGRALQQVKDDLRTQQKDQQTSALSPRSSESSQRDTSSTSELKHTQSRVVTITPKSLRSQSPDYFLKLPDCAPTPASSPCSPSPAQSPSVSPSPTPSPTLFSIRSASGGQVKRGATITVTPKRPAGGGAAVVSPPVVPSAAKAPAKQTPSPAAVAEPTKKRYPTVEEIEVIGGYQHLEKSCLVKGKGTPKKGKVSFDEVQLERVCEYPSESSMLACTPYPHELVRDERPQEEDTPDEEEEERGVMVSKSTRNVGTATGRVLRVDESCPR; translated from the exons ATGTCCGTGTCCTCTCTGCCAGAATGGAAACAACTCCTactggagaaaaagaggagagaggaggaggagcgagagaggagagaaaaagaagaggaggagaaactcGCCAGCATGCCTGCGTGGAAGCGGGGGATCATCGAGCGGAGGAGAGCAAAGCAGGAGGGTTTAGGtgacaaggacagagagaaggagagagagggcttCCTCGTGCCAGTGGAGGCCAGATCCCCCTCCGATGGTCTGAGCGACACAGACAGCTCTGTGACGGTCAATCTGGGGAGTGAACCGTCACTCAGTCCAGATCCAGGGCAGTGGCTGGATGCAGAGACCAAACCTCTTAGTCAGGTGTCCGTGGAAACCATAGTCCCTGTTCATGAAAACCCATTCATTCGCACCCAGAGTGGATGGAGGAAGGGTAGGGATGCTGAAAAGGCTGCAGAGGGGAATGAGCAGGAAGCAGAGGTCGTCCAGACGACGGAGTCAGGACGAGGGACAGACATAGAACTAAAAATAGAGAGATTCAGAGACAGGaatgagggaagggaaggagagagaaaaaaggataaaagtgagggaaaggaaaaagaaggcAACACAGACAGGAGtgagggaagagacagagagactaaCAGGGACAGAGATACAGAAAGAAGTCGGGAGCCAGTTAAGAATGCTGTGAAAGAGCAGGGGGGAGAGATAAAAcaagaagagaaaagggaagagaaagacaCGGACACTCCTTGCTCTCTATTTGCTCCCCTTGTCTCTGGCCTTCGGACCATCCGGGCcgacaacatcatcatcatcgagCAGGATAGGAAAGGTAGCGATGAGAGGAgggggaaatggagagagacagagcgagagatgCCCGAGGAAGACCAACCGGaaaagagagggatgaagatGGACCTCAGCGAGATTCTGGCCGGTGGAGGGAGCGTCACCGAGATCCGAGCCTCTGAGGTTCTGATTATAAAACCTTCACTAAGCCCTGAGGAGAGGAGTGCAGGAGGGGGCGGCGGCAAATGGTCGGGTCGAGATaatggagagaaggagagagctgTGGTGTGCACCGTGGATGCACTAAAGGATAGTATGGGGAGGGAGCACAGACCAGATACAGCCTGgctgagagaaaaggagagagagactgttaaAGAGAAAGAGCGACCATGGGGCCATGCAACGGTCATTAAagaagacaggaaagacagcTCTGATGATAACGCGTTTGTcgagagaggagggcgggttaGTCAGCTGCTGAGCAAATTCGGAGAGCACCCTAAGCCCCCGTCTCGGTCCAAAAGTTCAGACAATTTCCACAGACCTGCTGTGAGAAAATACTCTGAAGGTCAAGATGAACAGCAATCTGAGGAGAGGAAGGCAGATGAGAAGAACGCACTGCTCAGGGGTGTGCCCAAACGCTCTTTCAGCTTCTCCGAACGAGTCTTTAGTGCTAAGGAGAACGGTGTGGCTGAAGAGGCTCTCCAAAAGAGGAGAGCGTTTGCAGTGCAAGTGGACGGCTCAGAGAAAGACCCCATGGCAAAAATCAAACTGGGACGGGCTTGGGTGTTGGATAAAGACCTGTCAGGAAAGCACAAGGatgaacatgtgaaaaatgaGGTGCACACTGAGAGAGAGCCCGGACCGAAAAGCCACCCAAGAACTGAGACAGAAATTTGTACCTCCGCCCAGCACAGAGCAGAAGTATCATCAGAGAAAGGCGAGCGCGGTGACAAGAGAGCTGTGGAGATGGCAGGCGACGCAGACGGAGATGAGGGCTTCACAGTGGCCTCTGTTAAAAACACAGAGGGTATCTCTTTTGCGAGAAGAGTCCCCATCAGGCAGGACGGGAGAGcaaaagcaacagagagagaggtgaagcgACTGACAGAAGACAGTCGGAGAGCTTCTTTGGAGAAAGGGTGGAGTTTAGAGAAAGGGCGGGAGGGAGTGAGACAGGCTGAGCCGCAGGGAGGCGAAAAGAGAGGGTCTCACTTTCGGAAAGGGGAGGGAACAGATGGCACGGTCCCAGGTGAAACTGTGCAGCAGAGTTACATCATTACCGCATCAGTAGATCCTACCAATCCATCTCACAGTGCTGAGACTCAAAACAGACATGCAGCAGCTTTCATGGAGTGCTCTAATCTGCTCTGTGCAGTAGCAGACAGGCAAGGTGAAGCTCACAGAGGGGCAGAGTGGAGTGGGACAGGGCCACAAGGACCCTACCTAACCCAGTCGGCATCGTCCCAACACACGGAGCAGCCTATCAATAAAATAGAGAAAGTAGGAGAAACGACTGTTTATtgcagtgacagaggagagaaggctTACAGGGGTGCTTATGAATTAAACAAAGACGCACATGATGCACAAATGTATAATGATATCCGCTCAGAGAGCTTAACTCATGACGTTATCCCCAAATTCCCAAAAAGGATTGCACCTATGGGCGCCCCAACGGGTCCCTTGGAGATTCAGATCCCCAGGACTGTGTTCTATGTGGCAGAAGATATGAtggtagagagaaagaggccaGGCAGTCAAAGTGACGAGGGGCAAGAGTGTGAAGCAGGGAGAGGGATTGAGAGGAGGGATAGCTGGAGGATTGGCAAGCCCTTGAGCCGGGTGGAGTCCCTGCGAGAGAAAATCAGGCAGAAAGAGCTGGAGAGGATGAGGCGTAAGCAGAgaggggcagaggaggaaggcGTGAGCGATGGCACCGAAGTTCCTCAGAGAGTAGGGGACAGGTGTGAGGAGGGGGGAAGtgacatggagagagagtgggaagCTGCGTCGCAAATGAGGAAGAGGCTGGCGGAGGCAGATGGTGGACAGGAAGGCCCGGCAGCACAGACATCCATGAATGCATTTGACGTCACACAGGAAGTCAGTGTGTTGAAAACCAGCCCTCAgcttcctgtttctctgccaTTCTCACAAGCCGTCAGAGGAGAGGAAGTAGCGAGCGAGTACACCGCCGCTGTCTCCGAAGTTACCTCAGAAAGCCCCCAAATATCCGAGGATGAGGATGACCTGCTGAAACATGTTGTGGAGCAGCTGAGACGCCACAGGGCTTTGCAGAGAGAAGACggcagcagaggagaaggaagggaggaagaagaggaagaactgTCAGAGCACAAAGAGCAAACATCGCCTCCCTCTCCTTCGCAATCTCTGTCCCCCTCTCCACCGCATCCCAACTCCCTCGCCGCCATGAGTCGCATCTACAACTTGAAAACGGTCGGTTCGAGAACGGGCTTGTGCGTGAGGGAGAGGACAGTGGACATCCCGTCGGTGCGCCTCGTTAAGGTAAAGCCCCACATATCCCATACACAGCAGGAGTCATATCAGCAGGAAACAGCTGATGTGAGGCAGTTATGGGGTGGAGGGAAGCTTGGGGACAGCAAGGCAAAGTCAGACGAAGATTTATCAGGGGTTCAGTCGATACAGCGGCAGATAGAGCACTTTCAGCTGAGGGAGCAGGAAGCGTTAAAGTCATCACATGATGGCTGCACGCCACGAAATGCTCCTCAGACAGACAAGGAGATAAAAGGGCAGCAGAGTCCCAGAGGAAGAGCGCTGCAACAGGTAAAGGACGATTTGAGAACACAGCAAAAAGATCAACAAACGTCAGCATTAAGCCCCAGATCATCGGAGTCATCTCAGCGGGATACCTCTTCAACCTCTGAGCTGAAACACACCCAGTCCAGGGTGGTCACCATCACCCCTAAAAGTCTCAGGAGCCAATCACCGGACTATTTCCTGAAACTGCCAGACTGCGCCCCCACCCCTGCCTCCTCCCCGTGCTCACCCTCTCCTGCCCAGTCTCCCAGTGTCTCCCCGTCTCCCACGCCCTCTCCAACCCTGTTCTCCATCAGAAGTGCTTCCGGGGGCCAAGTGAAAAGAGGTGCCACCATTACAGTCACCCCCAAGAGGCCCGCTGGTGGAGGGGCAGCAGTGGTCTCCCCACCAGTGGTGCCGTCAGCTGCCAAGGCCCCGGCAAAGCAGACCCCGAGTCCCGCTGCTGTTGCTGAGCCAACGAAGAAGAGATACCCCACGGTGGAGGAAATCGAAGTGATCGGTGGATATCAGCATCTGGAGAAGTCCTGTCTGGTCAAGGGCAAAGGAACCCCCAAAAAG GGGAAGGTGAGTTTCGACGAGGTGCAGCTGGAGCGGGTGTGTGAGTACCCGTCAGAGAGCTCCATGCTGGCTTGCACCCCTTACCCTCACGAGCTGGTGAGGGACGAGAGGCCGCAGGAGGAGGACACGCcggacgaagaggaggaggagcgagggGTGATGGTGTCCAAGAGCACCAGGAACGTGGGGACGGCCACGGGCCGAGTGCTGAGAGTGG ATGAGTCTTGCCCTCGGTAG
- the ppp1r18 gene encoding uncharacterized protein ppp1r18 isoform X1 has protein sequence MSVSSLPEWKQLLLEKKRREEEERERREKEEEEKLASMPAWKRGIIERRRAKQEGLGDKDREKEREGFLVPVEARSPSDGLSDTDSSVTVNLGSEPSLSPDPGQWLDAETKPLSQVSVETIVPVHENPFIRTQSGWRKGRDAEKAAEGNEQEAEVVQTTESGRGTDIELKIERFRDRNEGREGERKKDKSEGKEKEGNTDRSEGRDRETNRDRDTERSREPVKNAVKEQGGEIKQEEKREEKDTDTPCSLFAPLVSGLRTIRADNIIIIEQDRKGSDERRGKWRETEREMPEEDQPEKRGMKMDLSEILAGGGSVTEIRASEVLIIKPSLSPEERSAGGGGGKWSGRDNGEKERAVVCTVDALKDSMGREHRPDTAWLREKERETVKEKERPWGHATVIKEDRKDSSDDNAFVERGGRVSQLLSKFGEHPKPPSRSKSSDNFHRPAVRKYSEGQDEQQSEERKADEKNALLRGVPKRSFSFSERVFSAKENGVAEEALQKRRAFAVQVDGSEKDPMAKIKLGRAWVLDKDLSGKHKDEHVKNEVHTEREPGPKSHPRTETEICTSAQHRAEVSSEKGERGDKRAVEMAGDADGDEGFTVASVKNTEGISFARRVPIRQDGRAKATEREVKRLTEDSRRASLEKGWSLEKGREGVRQAEPQGGEKRGSHFRKGEGTDGTVPGETVQQSYIITASVDPTNPSHSAETQNRHAAAFMECSNLLCAVADRQGEAHRGAEWSGTGPQGPYLTQSASSQHTEQPINKIEKVGETTVYCSDRGEKAYRGAYELNKDAHDAQMYNDIRSESLTHDVIPKFPKRIAPMGAPTGPLEIQIPRTVFYVAEDMMVERKRPGSQSDEGQECEAGRGIERRDSWRIGKPLSRVESLREKIRQKELERMRRKQRGAEEEGVSDGTEVPQRVGDRCEEGGSDMEREWEAASQMRKRLAEADGGQEGPAAQTSMNAFDVTQEVSVLKTSPQLPVSLPFSQAVRGEEVASEYTAAVSEVTSESPQISEDEDDLLKHVVEQLRRHRALQREDGSRGEGREEEEEELSEHKEQTSPPSPSQSLSPSPPHPNSLAAMSRIYNLKTVGSRTGLCVRERTVDIPSVRLVKVKPHISHTQQESYQQETADVRQLWGGGKLGDSKAKSDEDLSGVQSIQRQIEHFQLREQEALKSSHDGCTPRNAPQTDKEIKGQQSPRGRALQQVKDDLRTQQKDQQTSALSPRSSESSQRDTSSTSELKHTQSRVVTITPKSLRSQSPDYFLKLPDCAPTPASSPCSPSPAQSPSVSPSPTPSPTLFSIRSASGGQVKRGATITVTPKRPAGGGAAVVSPPVVPSAAKAPAKQTPSPAAVAEPTKKRYPTVEEIEVIGGYQHLEKSCLVKGKGTPKKGKVSFDEVQLERVCEYPSESSMLACTPYPHELVRDERPQEEDTPDEEEEERGVMVSKSTRNVGTATGRVLRVGQCHPLLKKHNV, from the exons ATGTCCGTGTCCTCTCTGCCAGAATGGAAACAACTCCTactggagaaaaagaggagagaggaggaggagcgagagaggagagaaaaagaagaggaggagaaactcGCCAGCATGCCTGCGTGGAAGCGGGGGATCATCGAGCGGAGGAGAGCAAAGCAGGAGGGTTTAGGtgacaaggacagagagaaggagagagagggcttCCTCGTGCCAGTGGAGGCCAGATCCCCCTCCGATGGTCTGAGCGACACAGACAGCTCTGTGACGGTCAATCTGGGGAGTGAACCGTCACTCAGTCCAGATCCAGGGCAGTGGCTGGATGCAGAGACCAAACCTCTTAGTCAGGTGTCCGTGGAAACCATAGTCCCTGTTCATGAAAACCCATTCATTCGCACCCAGAGTGGATGGAGGAAGGGTAGGGATGCTGAAAAGGCTGCAGAGGGGAATGAGCAGGAAGCAGAGGTCGTCCAGACGACGGAGTCAGGACGAGGGACAGACATAGAACTAAAAATAGAGAGATTCAGAGACAGGaatgagggaagggaaggagagagaaaaaaggataaaagtgagggaaaggaaaaagaaggcAACACAGACAGGAGtgagggaagagacagagagactaaCAGGGACAGAGATACAGAAAGAAGTCGGGAGCCAGTTAAGAATGCTGTGAAAGAGCAGGGGGGAGAGATAAAAcaagaagagaaaagggaagagaaagacaCGGACACTCCTTGCTCTCTATTTGCTCCCCTTGTCTCTGGCCTTCGGACCATCCGGGCcgacaacatcatcatcatcgagCAGGATAGGAAAGGTAGCGATGAGAGGAgggggaaatggagagagacagagcgagagatgCCCGAGGAAGACCAACCGGaaaagagagggatgaagatGGACCTCAGCGAGATTCTGGCCGGTGGAGGGAGCGTCACCGAGATCCGAGCCTCTGAGGTTCTGATTATAAAACCTTCACTAAGCCCTGAGGAGAGGAGTGCAGGAGGGGGCGGCGGCAAATGGTCGGGTCGAGATaatggagagaaggagagagctgTGGTGTGCACCGTGGATGCACTAAAGGATAGTATGGGGAGGGAGCACAGACCAGATACAGCCTGgctgagagaaaaggagagagagactgttaaAGAGAAAGAGCGACCATGGGGCCATGCAACGGTCATTAAagaagacaggaaagacagcTCTGATGATAACGCGTTTGTcgagagaggagggcgggttaGTCAGCTGCTGAGCAAATTCGGAGAGCACCCTAAGCCCCCGTCTCGGTCCAAAAGTTCAGACAATTTCCACAGACCTGCTGTGAGAAAATACTCTGAAGGTCAAGATGAACAGCAATCTGAGGAGAGGAAGGCAGATGAGAAGAACGCACTGCTCAGGGGTGTGCCCAAACGCTCTTTCAGCTTCTCCGAACGAGTCTTTAGTGCTAAGGAGAACGGTGTGGCTGAAGAGGCTCTCCAAAAGAGGAGAGCGTTTGCAGTGCAAGTGGACGGCTCAGAGAAAGACCCCATGGCAAAAATCAAACTGGGACGGGCTTGGGTGTTGGATAAAGACCTGTCAGGAAAGCACAAGGatgaacatgtgaaaaatgaGGTGCACACTGAGAGAGAGCCCGGACCGAAAAGCCACCCAAGAACTGAGACAGAAATTTGTACCTCCGCCCAGCACAGAGCAGAAGTATCATCAGAGAAAGGCGAGCGCGGTGACAAGAGAGCTGTGGAGATGGCAGGCGACGCAGACGGAGATGAGGGCTTCACAGTGGCCTCTGTTAAAAACACAGAGGGTATCTCTTTTGCGAGAAGAGTCCCCATCAGGCAGGACGGGAGAGcaaaagcaacagagagagaggtgaagcgACTGACAGAAGACAGTCGGAGAGCTTCTTTGGAGAAAGGGTGGAGTTTAGAGAAAGGGCGGGAGGGAGTGAGACAGGCTGAGCCGCAGGGAGGCGAAAAGAGAGGGTCTCACTTTCGGAAAGGGGAGGGAACAGATGGCACGGTCCCAGGTGAAACTGTGCAGCAGAGTTACATCATTACCGCATCAGTAGATCCTACCAATCCATCTCACAGTGCTGAGACTCAAAACAGACATGCAGCAGCTTTCATGGAGTGCTCTAATCTGCTCTGTGCAGTAGCAGACAGGCAAGGTGAAGCTCACAGAGGGGCAGAGTGGAGTGGGACAGGGCCACAAGGACCCTACCTAACCCAGTCGGCATCGTCCCAACACACGGAGCAGCCTATCAATAAAATAGAGAAAGTAGGAGAAACGACTGTTTATtgcagtgacagaggagagaaggctTACAGGGGTGCTTATGAATTAAACAAAGACGCACATGATGCACAAATGTATAATGATATCCGCTCAGAGAGCTTAACTCATGACGTTATCCCCAAATTCCCAAAAAGGATTGCACCTATGGGCGCCCCAACGGGTCCCTTGGAGATTCAGATCCCCAGGACTGTGTTCTATGTGGCAGAAGATATGAtggtagagagaaagaggccaGGCAGTCAAAGTGACGAGGGGCAAGAGTGTGAAGCAGGGAGAGGGATTGAGAGGAGGGATAGCTGGAGGATTGGCAAGCCCTTGAGCCGGGTGGAGTCCCTGCGAGAGAAAATCAGGCAGAAAGAGCTGGAGAGGATGAGGCGTAAGCAGAgaggggcagaggaggaaggcGTGAGCGATGGCACCGAAGTTCCTCAGAGAGTAGGGGACAGGTGTGAGGAGGGGGGAAGtgacatggagagagagtgggaagCTGCGTCGCAAATGAGGAAGAGGCTGGCGGAGGCAGATGGTGGACAGGAAGGCCCGGCAGCACAGACATCCATGAATGCATTTGACGTCACACAGGAAGTCAGTGTGTTGAAAACCAGCCCTCAgcttcctgtttctctgccaTTCTCACAAGCCGTCAGAGGAGAGGAAGTAGCGAGCGAGTACACCGCCGCTGTCTCCGAAGTTACCTCAGAAAGCCCCCAAATATCCGAGGATGAGGATGACCTGCTGAAACATGTTGTGGAGCAGCTGAGACGCCACAGGGCTTTGCAGAGAGAAGACggcagcagaggagaaggaagggaggaagaagaggaagaactgTCAGAGCACAAAGAGCAAACATCGCCTCCCTCTCCTTCGCAATCTCTGTCCCCCTCTCCACCGCATCCCAACTCCCTCGCCGCCATGAGTCGCATCTACAACTTGAAAACGGTCGGTTCGAGAACGGGCTTGTGCGTGAGGGAGAGGACAGTGGACATCCCGTCGGTGCGCCTCGTTAAGGTAAAGCCCCACATATCCCATACACAGCAGGAGTCATATCAGCAGGAAACAGCTGATGTGAGGCAGTTATGGGGTGGAGGGAAGCTTGGGGACAGCAAGGCAAAGTCAGACGAAGATTTATCAGGGGTTCAGTCGATACAGCGGCAGATAGAGCACTTTCAGCTGAGGGAGCAGGAAGCGTTAAAGTCATCACATGATGGCTGCACGCCACGAAATGCTCCTCAGACAGACAAGGAGATAAAAGGGCAGCAGAGTCCCAGAGGAAGAGCGCTGCAACAGGTAAAGGACGATTTGAGAACACAGCAAAAAGATCAACAAACGTCAGCATTAAGCCCCAGATCATCGGAGTCATCTCAGCGGGATACCTCTTCAACCTCTGAGCTGAAACACACCCAGTCCAGGGTGGTCACCATCACCCCTAAAAGTCTCAGGAGCCAATCACCGGACTATTTCCTGAAACTGCCAGACTGCGCCCCCACCCCTGCCTCCTCCCCGTGCTCACCCTCTCCTGCCCAGTCTCCCAGTGTCTCCCCGTCTCCCACGCCCTCTCCAACCCTGTTCTCCATCAGAAGTGCTTCCGGGGGCCAAGTGAAAAGAGGTGCCACCATTACAGTCACCCCCAAGAGGCCCGCTGGTGGAGGGGCAGCAGTGGTCTCCCCACCAGTGGTGCCGTCAGCTGCCAAGGCCCCGGCAAAGCAGACCCCGAGTCCCGCTGCTGTTGCTGAGCCAACGAAGAAGAGATACCCCACGGTGGAGGAAATCGAAGTGATCGGTGGATATCAGCATCTGGAGAAGTCCTGTCTGGTCAAGGGCAAAGGAACCCCCAAAAAG GGGAAGGTGAGTTTCGACGAGGTGCAGCTGGAGCGGGTGTGTGAGTACCCGTCAGAGAGCTCCATGCTGGCTTGCACCCCTTACCCTCACGAGCTGGTGAGGGACGAGAGGCCGCAGGAGGAGGACACGCcggacgaagaggaggaggagcgagggGTGATGGTGTCCAAGAGCACCAGGAACGTGGGGACGGCCACGGGCCGAGTGCTGAGAGTGGGTCAGTGCCACCCCCTTCTTAAAAAACATAACGTGTGA
- the nrm gene encoding nurim, with the protein MASVTVRGSALCTVTLLNFAFVFITGADFIRFLSFRAIYHNITGETTLCQDSIPWSVALQDSSVLRSIAVDLGLLALFTVQHSLLAWPPVKQACKSVLGVLNRTAYCFTTALALQILMRYWQPVTGAPCLWSVRHAPWSIWFPLLCFTLHFLCWAIICSILMIFDYPELLGIKQVYYECLGLGDPLSHKSPQAERLYSHLRHPVCLELAVVLWLLPALSLDRLLLAGTLSAYLALAHSLDKQDLAYLCVQLNSNMQLFAEPHSDCATDRQAINNHKK; encoded by the exons ATGGCGTCAGTCACGGTACGTGGCTCGGCTCTCTGCACCGTGACTCTGCTCAACTTTGCGTTTGTTTTCATAACCGGCGCGGACTTCATCCGTTTCCTTTCGTTTCGAGCCATTTACCACAACATCACGGGGGAGACGACGCTGTGTCAAG ACTCTATACCATGGTCAGTGGCCctgcaggacagctctgtgctCAGATCTATAGCTGTGGATCTGGGGCTGCTTGCTCTCTTCACCGTGCAGCACAGTTTGCTGGCCTGGCCGCCGGTCAAACAGGCCTGCAAGTCAGTGCTGGGAGTCCTGAACAGGACAGCATACTGCTTCACTACTGCACTGGCACTCCAG atctTGATGCGATACTGGCAGCCTGTCACTGGCGCCCCCTGTCTGTGGTCAGTGCGTCATGCACCGTGGAGCATCTGGttccctctgctctgcttcacTCTGCACTTCCTGTGCTGGGCGATCATCTGCAGCATCCTCATGATCTTTGATTACCCAGAGCTGCTGGGCATCAAGCAG GTGTATTACGAGTGTCTTGGTTTGGGCGACCCCCTGTCACACAAGTCCCCCCAGGCGGAGCGTCTCTACTCCCACTTGCGTCACCCGGTGTGCCTGGAGCTGGCGGTGGTGCTGTGGCTCCTCCCGGCCCTGTCCCTGGACCGGCTCCTGCTGGCAGGGACTCTGTCGGCCTACCTGGCCCTGGCACACTCACTAGACAAACAGGATTTAGCCTACCTCTGTGTCCAGCTTAACAGCAACATGCAGCTCTTTGCCGAGCCACACAGTGACTGCGCCACTGACCGCCAAGCCATTAACAACCACAAGAAGTGA
- the limd1b gene encoding LIM domain-containing protein 1 → MGNLFHDTCFTCCLCNKKLSGESFYTISGRIFCEDDFLYSGVHPSPEVCNGCGYLITDMVLQALGKSYHPSCFRCVVCRESLEGLPFTVGTDNKVYCVSDYHKVQAPRCAACRMPILPSEGSTESIRVVSFHRNYHVECYDSAVNLT, encoded by the exons ATGGGGAATCTGTTCCACGACACTTGTTTCACCTGCTGTCTTTGCA ATAAAAAGCTGAGTGGCGAGTCATTTTACACTATTTCAGGAAGAATCTTTTGTGAGGATGACTTTTTG TATTCAGGAGTCCATCCATCCCCAGAGGTTTGTAACGGCTGTGGATATTTAATCACGGACATG GTTCTACAGGCTCTCGGGAAGTCCTACCACCCATCCTGCTTCCGTTGTGTCGTCTGCAGGGAGAGCCTGGAGGGCCTGCCCTTCACTGTCGGCACAGACAACAAGGTTTACTGTGTCAGCGACTACCACAA GGTCCAGGCGCCCAGGTGTGCCGCTTGCAGAATGCCCATTTTGCCATCTGAG GGGTCCACAGAGTCCATTCGAGTGGTATCATTTCACAGAAATTACCATGTGGAGTGCTATGACAGTGCGGTGAACCTCACTTGA